Below is a genomic region from Thalassophryne amazonica chromosome 3, fThaAma1.1, whole genome shotgun sequence.
TGCACGAGTGTCCAGTTTACCTTGTGGCTCAGAGTCAGATGCTCCTGAGAATTGCTCGTTGCTGCAGTGATTGTTGGTGTCATGTCTGGAtctgtgagctgcagagcttctgcaCAGACAATCTGATCTCTGCTGCTTCATCCCTCCTATTTATACTCACTGATCTACATATGAATGTGTGGGTCTGGGTCTGGATGCAGGTTCTCACACtgtcagccaatcacagagctctGGGAGACAATGAGAGATGCTGAATGATGATTGGCCGGATAATGATGGACATCTCTCAGGGGAGCAGGTGGACCACTGTGATGGAGGACTGCACAAGTTAGATGTTTATTTAGTGATTCAGATGAAAGTTTAAGAATATTTCAAATAAATGTCTCCTCATAATGTGAGTTTGTCCGTGATTAATGAGTGTGTGAATGATTTGTAGAATATCTGGTGTGACATTGAGGTGATGTTGGAATGAGCTCAGACATGTTGTCcagatgcagcagatgtttttcTGTGACTTTCCCACACTGAGTCCTGAAGTCCTGACAGATGCAACACACCCACAGAGGCTGATGTCACCAACCATCTGGAGGGAAAGCACGCCATTGGCTGCTGTGGATttattcactcacacacacagtgaaaagttggatgaaATCCTGTCGTCACGTCACACTTTTCTCACACACAGAGCTGTGGGTCGTGTTAAATGATGGTTCACCGCACACAAGCAGCTCCCAGCCATCGCCCCACACGTGCCAACAGCTTCACCACATTTACAACAAATTAGAAATAAAGAGAAGAAAATGATCATAGATTTAATTTCTACATAATGCATTGGAGGGCAAAAATCCCCCAAAGAAATTTGTTCTACAACATACAATTTAAATTgtgaaataaaaaatagaatattGAGACACTATTTaggaaaacagaaaataaaaaattcaaacctCAACTTAAACAGTCCCTAAACGTAAACAAAagtttacaaataaatatatttGACACTTTTATTGTGTACAAACACATtgtttatttagatttttttaaaaggaAAATTTATACAATAaactgaattaatttttttttacactttgagGACATGCCCCCTCCtcttgaggtcagaggtcaggctCTATTGTCCCACAGGGCTCTGTGCGTGACTTTGGTCTGCTTTCTCACACTCTGTCCTTTCAGTGGACAAACAATAGAAGTGTGTCTTATTTCATGTCACAGCAGTTTGAGAGAAACACAAACCCAAAAAGATCAGCAGCAGCTCAAATCTCACTTTTAACATTCACCTTCTTAAGAAATGCAACATTTACACCAAACATCATTTAAATTTTAATAATcagatttcacaaaaaaaaattaataataataaaagataaGAAAACAGCTGCTGAAGCCTCATGAAAGAAAATCAAATCTTAATTCAGTGAAAAGGTTCAGAAAAATACAACCAGGCACTGTTTGCAgttaaataaagaacaaaaatatgtATGAAACATAAAACTGTCTTTACTGATATAATACTTGAAGCCATTTTCAACAACTTAACAGTGATATTTTTGTGTCTTTATTTGTTCTTCATGTTGAATTGCcaaaggttttacaccggatgcccttcctgatgcaacaagTTAGTGTATTTATTTCGTTTTTATATTTTGCAATACTCTGAAGAATTTATCTTACTAAAGCTGTCATTTTTGTTGTAACTTTATAATAAGTCGTGAATATTATTATTAAACTATCgacctttaaataaaaaaaaacagtaaatgcaGCTAATTACAGTTAAAATTATTCactaattttaaaaatcaggTAATTCTGAAAAGTGATGCTAAAACAGCACCAGTTCAAACTGTGTGTtgtaaaactggcaattaaaaaaGTCGAGTGTGtgtgaaaacataaaaatgtttCATTAATAATAATCTGTTTGACATGATTTTAAGAGCATGACAGATATTATACACCTTAAACTTACATATTAGCagtttaataaaatataattgttCTCATGTTAGTCTGTCACGTGTTGCTTTTGCTTAACTTTTCTAAAATGTAATATTATTGTCTAAAACTGTAAGAAAGTGAAACATAAACTTGTCATGACTGATAATTTTATTCTGTGAACGTGAAATCAGATCAAACAAAGAAATGTTCAAGGAAAACAAATATTTCAccacttactcactcatcttcaactgcttactccatttaagggtcacggggatctGGAGCTGATCCCAGCAGGAATATTTCACCATAAAGCCTAAAACCTGCATTATTCTTACCTCATTTAAAAGTCATCAAATCAAACTTTCAATTTTGTTATAAACAATAATATTTACTTAAACTTTgctcatacaaagtaaattattttgttaaacaactgagtgttttaaacacaaaaaaagttttatttccctcaaatgttTCCTGTTTTTTCACTGATTTCAACTCTGATTTCCTGTGTATATTATTTATTTGAATCTTGAAACTTGTGATTGAGTTGTGAAACAGTGTACAAATTTGTATCATCAAAGTCAAACTTTGTGAAAGCtgaacaaataaaaagtgaacacAAAACTCTTTCAATCATTTTGACTTGTTTATTAAAACAAAGGGATTAAAAAATCTCCACCTGGAGACAGACGTGATGATACATCACAACAACAGCGTGGACATTTGTCCAACACACGCTGGACTCAAAATGAGTTGAGGGACAAACGTCTTTACAAAAGACAGAAAGACATTCAACAATTCAAATgatatgatcaggatcaaagtcaaGATAAAAGGATAAAAATGCACAATCCTACAACAGATGAATGTTAACAAATCAAAGAAATTCAACAATTCAAATGAACTTAATGATTTCTTTATGACAAAGTCAACGGAGATCAAAGAGACCTTTGAACAGATCAGTTTAAGATCATCACAAAGTGAAGACAGCagttgaaacattttcattcaaggaaaaaacaacaacattgatATGATCAGTAAATATATCAAAGTCTTTCGATAAAAGGATAAAAATACACAATCCTACAACAGATCAATGTCAACAAATCAAAGAGATTTAAAACAATGAGATCAAAGTCCATTAATGTCCACACAGGACAATTCAAATTATTGATCAACATGACCAGAAACAATCACATCATCATTTCATCATATCAGCTACAAAACAATGAAGCTGTTGTCAAAGACTTTTACATTTTAGTAAAGAATAAAGTCGTTTATGTTTCATTGATGCAACATGAACGTCAGATGTTCCCTTTCTTCATGTCAAAGACACTTTCAATGTTTCATCGTTTCCTTTGGAAACATTTTCCTCAACAATAAAATGTTGTGTTCAGATAAATGCAGTTAAAGAATTTTCTGTGCACACACAAAAGAACACGTGGTTCAAAGTCAAAGAATCAATGACGTCATGTCACTGTCTGCTGCCAGCTTCAAGCTGTAGGTGTGTGCCACGGCCTCCAGAGGGCGCTCTCCTGTTTGCTGCTGCTGTGGACTGTGGAGCTCAGAAGAGAGAAGTCAGCCTCTGTCAGCTTCTTCTCAGAGGAAGACTGCAGCTTGTGGAAGTTCTTCAGCAGTCTTCTCTGGGAATGTGTCTGCACCTCGGCCTCGGACAGGAATTGCGCCACCTCTTGGACACACCTGGAGTAGCCCTGATGGACAGCTGCTGAGTCCACAGCTTGATTCTGCTGCTGCAGTCGTCTCAGGAAGCAAACTGTCATCTCCAGGATGTCTGCTTTCTCCAGCTTGGAGTCTGGCTGCTGTCTGAGGAACTCTGGACCCAGGAGAGACTTGAGCTGCTCGATGCTGCTGTTGATTCGCTCTCTGCGCAACTTCTCCACCACAGGCTTTctcagctgcacacagaacaacagAGGCATGAAGAAAACCTTCTTCTAGTCTAGTGTCAGCAGCAAAAGGACAAATCCTGATGCATGACGTCTAAATGTGCACGAGTGTCCAGTTTACCTTGTGGCTCAGAGTCAGATGCTCCTGAGAATTGCTCGTTGCTGCAGTGATTGTTGGTGTCATGTCTGGAtctgtgagctgcagagcttctgcaCAGACAATCTGATCTCTGCTGCTTCATCCCTCCTATTTATACTCACTGATCTACATATGAATGTGTGGGTCTGGACGCAGGTTCTCACACtgtcagccaatcacagagctccGGGAGACAATGAGGGATGCTGAATGCTGTGATTGGCCGGATAATTATGGACATCTCTCAGGGGAGCAGGTGGACCACTGTGATGGAGGACTGCACAAGTTAGATGTTTATTTAGTGATTCAGATGAAAGTTTAAGAATATTTCAAATAAATGTCTCCTCATAATGTGAGTTTGTCCGTGATTAATGAGTGTGTGAATGATTTGTAGAATATCTGGTGTGACATTGAGGTGATGTTGGGATGAGCTCGGATATGTTGTCcagatgcagcagatgtttttcTGTGACTTTCCCACACTGAGTCCTGAATGTTGTGGTCAGCACTCTACAATAGGAGCTTTAGTGACagatgcaacacacacacagaggctgaCGTCATCAACCATCTGGAGGGAAAGCACGCCATTGGCTGCTGTGAATttattcactcacacacacagtgaaaagttggatgaaATCCTGTCGTCACGTCACACTTTTCTCACACACAGAGCTGCGTGTCATGTTAAATGATGGTTCACCGCACACAAGCAGCTCCCAGCTGTCGCCCCACACATGCCAACAGCTTTGCCACATTTACAACAAATTAGAAATAAGGACAAGAAAATGATCATAGATTTAATTTCTACATAATGCATTGGAGGGCAAAAATCCCCCAAAGAAATTTGTTCTACAACATACAATTTAAATtgtgaaataaaaaatacacatttaCAACAAATTAGAAATAAGGACAAGAAAATGATCATAAATTATATCGTAATGCATTTTTAGAGTAATTCAGAAGGAAAATTGTGTGTATggtgtcacacattttcaataagtAAAATCTAGTGCATAAATGACTCAACTTACCCCAATGTTAAAATGTAAACCGCATTTATcattattaaataaaataaaaacaacatattgTGATGggtttagcaggggtggtggccaagtggttaatgcgcttggtttcagtgcggaaggttacgggttcaaatcccacccctgccacatttctccatgtaatgtggagttgcgtcaggaagggcatcgggcgtaaaacctgtgccaattcaacatgcagatccaacttggatttgctgtggcgaccccaagtgcaaacacggGAGCaggcgaagggacttactatactgTGAtgggtttaaaaaaatacatacataacaATCACATTTGTCAGcccattcaatatgttgcatgtGTGCAAGCTGAAACCTTAAACATGTCAAACATATTTcacattttttgtcatttttataaGCACATGAATAAATAAACCTGCTACATCACTCAATCTAAACATATGTCAAAATAATATTTACAACATATGGCTAAGAAATGAAATtgctgctgtttatttatttgtttatttcttttaaaaaacatattgtaatacataaaataattatatttAAATTAATAATAAGAAGGACGGCAtttctatagtgcttttccatttagTAGGTGCTCAAtgagctttacaatgatgcctcacatttacttcccaAGCTACAATCGGTACCACTTTTTTAccactgggtggactgagacaatgcagattttcttgtccaaggacacagccaGGTAGCATGACCGGGATTCAAACCGAGGTCTTCATTTTCTTGCGTAgcaccttatccactgagctaccttctCTGCAaacataacaacaaaaacaacaacaacaataataataataacactctaaaatcaacaaataatagtTGTTTGGAAGAGCAAATTGTAAGGTGGCATTCTTGCTGTGCAATAAGCaggtcctcggttcaaaacccaactCCTTTCTGTGCACACTATTATAATCTGTATTTTTTatggattttttaattttttaatggagattttttcttctgtatttaaaaaaattgcaaacatcaagaaaattgtaaaaaaaaaaagttgcacatGTATTTGtctcatgtacactcaacaaaaatataaacgcaacacttttggttttgctcccattttgtatgagatgaactcaaagatctaaaactttttccacatacacaatatcaccatttccctcaaatattgttcacaaaccagtctaaatctgtgatagtgagcacttctcctttgctgagataatccatcccacctcacaggtgtgccatatcaagatgctgattagacaccatgattagtgcacaggtgtgccttagactgctcacaataaaaggccactctgaaaggtgcagttttgttttattgggggggataccagtcagtatctggtgtgaccaccatttgccttatgcagtgcaacacatctccttcgcatcatccgtgaagagaacacctctccaacgtgccaaacgccagcgaatgtgagcatttgcccactcaggtcggttacaacgacgaactggagtcaggtcgagaccccgatgaggacgacgagcatgcagatgagcttccctgagacggtttctgacagtttgtgaagaaattctttggttatgcaaaccgaatgttccagcagctgtccgagtggctggtctcagacgatcttggaggtgaacttgctggatgtggaggtcctgggctggtgtggttacacgtggtctgcggttgtgaggctggttggatgtactgccaaattctctgaaacgcctttggagacggcttatggtagagaaatgaacattcaatacacaagcaacagctctggttgacattcctgctgacagcatgccaattgcacgctccctcaaatcttgcgacatctgtggcattgttctgtgtgataaaactggacctttcagagtggccttttattgtgggcagtctaaggcacacctgtgcactaatcatggtgtctaatcagcatcttgatatggcacacctgtgaggtgggatggattatctcagcaaaggagaagtgctcactatcacagatttagactggtttgtgaacaatatttgagggaaattgtgatattgtgtatgtggaaaaagttttagatctttgagttcatctcatacaaaatgggagcaaaaccaaaagtgttgcgtttatatttttgttgagtataattttgTATGTGATTGTTATTTTCCTATTTCTATTGCACCACAGCTGCCAGAATGTTACAAGTGTTTTTAAGCTTTTGTTTAATGTGTGGTGTTTGTATGTTCTTCCCATCTGCATATACATTTTCTCTGAGGCTTTGAATTTGCTCCAAATATCATAATGTACATGTTACATTTGATTATTTCCTCCCTGTAAATTCCTCAGAccaaaatattcattcattcattttatacacCTGCTGCCACATATAGGCAGATGAACATATTCACACCTTCATCAAGTTAAAgtgtccagttcacctaacatgcatgtcttcagaagtgggaagaagccggcGGGAACTCGTGCAAACTCCTCACAGTAAGGAACAAACGAGAACTAATCCCACCACCTTCATGCTGTGAAGTAACAAtgttaaccaccaagccaccatcGCAATGAACGTCAGCAGCAAAAATACATATGTTaaaaaatgattaaataaaagatttgtttttttgggagggggtGCAAAGAGATTTTaacatttatatataaatatgtataaaaTTAAAATAGTTCAGCAGTAGTATAAGTCAACTTATTTAAAATGTGAGGTTGGTCTTCAACCCCTCcttaaggtcagaggtcaggatGTATTGTCCCAGAGCGGCTCTGTGAGTGAGTTTTGTGCACTTTCTCACACTCTGTCCTTTCAGCAGAGCAACAATAGGCGTGTGTCTAACAACACGTCGCAGCAGGACGCAACCTTTTTGTTTGAGATGGGAAACATCAGAGCCACAAACATGAGCTAAATGTTCATCATCAGCTTCTTCAAAGGGTCGCACCATCACCAGCTGTGTGCCAAAGAGAtatacgcacacatgcacacacacatgcacatttcatCAGGTGTCCAGACTTGTTTGAGACGTTGGCTCCATTTCAGCCTTTTAATGCAACTTAGAAGTTTTCCTTTACATTCCCTAGCACAATAGCACTTTCTCACATCAACTGAGAATTCTCTTTTGCCCGTATCACTGATGGTTATTGATGGATCTGAGGGAATATTGGGTctgttaatatttttttaatcctAAACTTGATTTTGTCATTAATTGTCCTTCAATAGACCTTTTTTGTGTCTCTACAATGATTATAatgtggaaatattcatgtagcgTTATATTTGTCCAGCATAACTTAACATTTAATTATCTCTATCAGGACAGGTACAAAAATATTTTATGTGCAGTAATAAACTATatcagttggca
It encodes:
- the LOC117506382 gene encoding transcription factor HES-5-like; protein product: MTPTITAATSNSQEHLTLSHKLRKPVVEKLRRERINSSIEQLKSLLGPEFLRQQPDSKLEKADILEMTVCFLRRLQQQNQAVDSAAVHQGYSRCVQEVAQFLSEAEVQTHSQRRLLKNFHKLQSSSEKKLTEADFSLLSSTVHSSSKQESALWRPWHTPTA